CTACCTGGAATAAAAAGCACCAATTTTGCTGCGGGTGTTAAGGTGGCTACCGCTGTACCAATGTTAGCAATGCTCCCCACCGGCATTGTCTATGGTAGTATAAATCTCGACAAACAAATTAATTCAATAAATAACGCTGATTTACCTTCAGATATTAAACAACAATATATCCATAAGGCTGTATGGGATTTTGCTATAAATGAAGTTCTATTTAGTATAGGTCCGACTGCTCTAGGTATTCATCAAGCAATAAAAACCAAAGTTGCTAGTATGCCTAAAAAAGTTATAAACACTAGTGATGCTGATGTTCCGCCATTAGAAGCACCAACAATTAGGAAAAGAGATAAAGGCTACGTAGAGGCTATAGTATTCAGTGATGACGATGGCGTAGGTGCAACAGGCACGATAGGGCAAAGAAGAATTAATTATATGCAAGCCCGCGCCAGCTCATTATTAGGTAGAGCTAAAAGTCTATATATTGATATTGTGCTACTTATTAAAGAAGCTAGTAGCCTGCAAAAAGATGGTAACTCAAATTGGCAAAATCGCGTGAGAGCAGCTCAACCCTTAATAGCAGAAATGAATGACTTATTAATTACATACAATAGATATAGCAAAAGAAAAATAGATACTGATTTTCATCAATATGTTATTAATGTGGTAACACATTTTTCTAAATTAGCTGAAAAACTACCTGAGCATTGGCTAAATCAAAAACGTGTACCTTATATTGACGCCATAATCATAAGTAGAGAGGCACTTGCGCAAGATGCTTTTAGTTTTCATCTGCAAAATACGAAAAACAAAATTGCTTCTATGAGCGAAAGTGGGGCAAGACAAACAGTTATTGACGAGCTGACTAATGCATTTGCACAGCTGGATAATATGCAAATACAAGATATTCCTTTTCACGAATTGGCTGCCTTAAAAAACCAATTTAAAATTGAATTGTCTAGCCTTTATAAGTCAGCTCAACCAAATAAGGCTATTCAATATTTGCTAACTTGTTGTGATGGCGATGCTCATTTTAACATTGATTATATTGCAAATTTAAAAAATCCAAATGATTTTATTGCCGCCTTTAAATATTATTGCATCGACAATCTGAGAAGTGCTGATGATAGTAGCTATCAAATGATAATAGATAATATTATAGCTTTTGCAAACAGGCGTACTGAACTTGACGTTATTGTCTTGTTAGAGCATGTATTTTCTGACGGTTTTTTTGATACCGCTAAGATAAACGGTCGTATATATACTGCATTGTCTAATTATGTGATGCTTTTAAAAGGCGATACCGACTATTTATTGTATCGTTTATCTATGCTTAAACAAGGCCAAGGCAATTAAGCTAATATTAGCCCCCACCTGCCAGCTTTTTCGTTTTATTATAATTAAATATTAAAGATTAAAATAACCGCCGATTACTGTTTGCAACCCAATAGTAACACTATGATCAGCGCCATCTGGTACGATTAAGTCAAATGCTAACTGTGGCCCAGCACCAATAAAAAAATGTTGAGCAATATGCAGCAACAATGGTGCAAATATGTCTAATTGCACAAGCGTATATGAAAAATCACCAAACTGATGAATTATCGGTAACGAACCTTGCGCTAATAAAGAAATTTGTGGATTAAGCGCTAAATGATACGCTGCCATCGGTGCAAAACCAAGCTGAGTAGTACTGCTGCTTTCGCTGCCATTCATAGTTGCTACTTGCTCACTGTGGCGCTGCAATTTAAAACTACCACCGACAGCTAAATTATCCATGATAAAATATAATAATCCAGGATTGATACCTATTTCACTGGTACCATCACCAGCAGTATTGTACTTCATTGAAATAGAGCCAAAGGGAACAACTTGACCAGGATGACCAAAAGCTGCGCTACCACCACTCTGTGCTAAAGCAATAGTTGGTAATGCTAACATTGCAACAAATACAAAACTGATAAACCATTTACCCTGTTTCATTGAACCCCCTCTTATCAAAGTAACTTAAGAGTTTAGTACTTATGTTTGTAACTGTGATTAAAGTGAAGCTACTTAGTGGTAAGTACTGCACCTGTTGACGTTTAATTGGTTAAAAAAAATCTATTAATCAATCACATTATGTTTCAAAATCATAAAAAAAATAAATAACACCTATAATCGCGGTGATTTTAATCACACGCTTTTTTAAGTTTGCTACTGTTTAAATCACATTACTCTTGCATTGGTCTAGCTATTTTTGCGGTATTTTCAAGCATGTGCTGTAATATTTTAGTGAGTTCTTGTACTGAAAAAGGTTTCTCAACAATATCAACAGCGCCTCTACCTGTTGCTTGCAGTGGGCGAGCGCGTTCAGCAAAAGCCGTAACAAATAAAACTGGAATTTGTTCATATTCACTAGTGCCACGCATCCGCATAACTAAATCAATGCCTGTTTCGTTAGGCAAATCGATATCTAAAATCATTAAGTTGGGCTTTTTTGCCAATAAATCCCAGGCAGCAGGAACATTATCAGCGATAAAAACTTGGTGGCCTTGTGATTCAACAATTGTGGCAATCATTTTTGCGATGACATTATCATCATCCATTACTACCACAGTCGCCATTTTGATCTCCCTATCGTACTCTCCCACCCCATTATAAATAAAACGACCATCTCCATTATTTTGTTCAGATGAATCACTCAAACATGTGTTGAATAAAATTTAAATTTTCCCCTACCTCATTACAGCACAATACATTAAGAAAGCATATACTCAAATTTAAGGATTCTTACGCTATTTAAGGGGGTATCCCTAAATGTTATTGGAGATAAAAAATGATTAAACCTCATGGTTCATCGACTTTAAATGCTTTATATATTAACGATGCATATAAACGCCAACATCTTGAAAATGAAGCAAAAAATCTACCCAGCATTATAATCAATTCGGCCGCCGCCGCTAATGCAGTTATGCTTGGTGCTGGCTATTTTAACCCTTTAACAGGTTATATGGGACTTAGCGATGCTATATCAATCGCTGATAATATGCATACCAACGACGGACTTTTTTGGCCAATCCCCATAATAAATATGATTGAAGATGCAAGCGCTATAAAAAATGCCAAGCGACTTGCACTACGTGACCCTAATGTTGAAAGCAACCCGGTAATTGCAGTTATGGATATTGCCGCTATTGAAACAATATCCGAAGCGCAAATGCAGCATATGACCCAAAAAATATTCGGTACTTATGATGCAAATCATCCCGGCGTTAAAGCATTTACTAGCAGTGGTCGTACTTTGTTGTCAGGACCTATTCAGGTACTTAATTTTTCTTATTTTTCAAAAGAATTTCCTGAAACTTTTCGTACTGCAAAACAATTACGTGAAGAGATTGCCAAGCGAGGTTGGCAAAAAACCGTTGCCTTTCAAACACGCAACCCTATGCATCGAGCCCATGAAGAACTTTGTCGTATGGCTCTAACTGAGCTAAAAGCCGACGGTATTTTGATTCATATGCTTCTAGGGCATTTAAAAGCCGGTGATATTCCAGCAACCGTACGCGATGCCTCAATTCGCAAAATGGTTGAACTATATTTTCCTAAAGATACTGTGCTTATTGCAGGATATGGCTTTGATATGATGTATGCAGGCCCACGCGAAGCGGTTTTGCATGCGGTTTTTCGTCAAAATGCTGGTTGTACTCATTTAATTGTTGGGCGTGATCATGCAGGTGTTGGTTCATTTTATGGCCCCTTTGATGCACAAACTATATTTGATCATGAAGTGCCAGAGGGTGCATTAGAAATAAAAATATTCAAAGCTGACCATACCGCTTGGAGTAAAAAACTTGGGCGTGTAGTTATGTTGCGTGATGCCAGTGATCATAAACCCGAAGATTTCATTATGCTCTCAGGTACGAAAGTACGCGAGTTATTATCGCAAGGACAAGCACTACCACCCGAATTTAGTCGACCTGAAGTTGCGGCTATTTTGAGAGATTACTATCAAGCGACTTAAAAATTAATGGCACGAACTACACGAACCGCCAGAACAACTACCGCAACTACCTCCACTCTTGCTTGAGACAAAGCCGCTACTGGTTTTTATTGCTGTTACTGATAGTAATCGATGCACCTTATCACTTTGGCATTTAGGACATTGCACTTCTTTAGTGCTACTAAAAACCAATTCTTCAAACTCATTTTCACACTGCTCACATTTATATTCATAAATAGGCATCTTTTTTAAACTCCTTAAGATGATTTTTTTAATTTAAGATTAAATACATGCCGCAATATATAGTCACGTATGACACCTGGTATCAAACGTCGTAATAATGGCAAAACTTTAGCACCACGGCCTACACGTACCACTCGCGGTGGTCGTGGTTTTAAAATATAAGTTGCTACTTTATCAGCAAACTCACTAGTCGACATTGGTGATTCTTGTGACATATTTACCCGTCGACGAATACTTTCTAAAAAAGGCTTATATAAAGAATTATCGTTTTCATAACGACTTAAATCAACTTTAGCATTATCAGCAATTTTTGATTGCACCCGGCCTGGTTCTACCGAAATTACATCAACACCAAATGGTTTTAATTCAAGTCGTAAAACTTCACTAAGCATATGTACAGATGCTTTACTCATGCAATAAGCGCCAGCAAATGGCGTACCCAATATACCAACAATACTCCCAATATTAACTATGCGTCCACTGCGCTCCTGTATCATATGGGGGGCAACAGCCTGAATCATAGCGAGTGTACCAATTACATTAGTATCATAAATATTACTGACATCGTTAATAGATAACTCAGCTAAGGGACCAACGACACTAAAGCCTGCATTATTTATCAGCATATCTATGTGACCAAATTTATCAATCACTTCGTCGATTGCTTTATCGATACTTTGTTTATCAGTAACATCAAGAGGCAAAGTAATAACATCAGGATGCTTTGCCATTTCGGCTAAGTTATCAAGACAACGAGCAGTTGCCACAACTAATTGTCGACGACTAGCTAATTCGCTGGCTAATGCGAAACCTATACCTGATGAGCAACCAGTGATCAAAATTACTTGAGGTACCGATGCATTCATAAAATGGATCCTTGTAGATTAGTTTCAATAGCGGTTGCTAATTCTAACTGCTCATCAAGAACCGCACGCAAATGCTCGTCGCTGGTTAATGGATTTGCTAAAACTGCGCGCAAAGCCATTATAGGAACTTTACTACCGTAGTGAGTATGGGTTAGCAAGGTACGAGAGACAAAACCAGTGCCAAAGGTAAATTGTTGTTCTTGTATCTGTTTATTTACTTCATTAATATATTTGTTATTCGGCCCCTCAACGCCTGCATGGCCAATTCGCTGGCGTTGACTAATTGGAATATAGCGATATACCATAATATTTAGTTCTGGTTCTGCAAGTAATTCAAATTCAGGTCGCGCAATTATTTGTGCACGCATGGCTTTAGTCTTAGCCATACCCTGATCGATAAGCCAAGCAAGACCTCTACGCCCTAATGTCGCCAAGGCTGCATGTACATATAAAGATAAAGCAGGACGTGAACCTTCTAAGGTACGTTTACCAAGGTCTAGTGAAGCTTCTCGGGCAATATAGTTTGCTACTTTTTCAATACCAGTGGCGAGTTTAGGATTACGTAATAGTACAGTACCAAGACCAATTGGGGTGTATAGTTGTTTATGTCCATCAATAGTTACAGAGTCAGCGCGTTCAATTCCACTTAATAGATGTCGATATTGTTCAGAAAACAATACTGGTCCACCCCAAGCGGCATCGACATGCAAATGTATTTTATGTTCTTGTGCAATATCTGCAAGTTCATCTAACGGATCAACACTACCAACTTCTGTAGAACCAGCAAGACCGATTAGTGCAATTATGCATTCATTACGTTCATGGCATTGCGCAATTGTACAACGTAATTGCTTAGTATCAATTTTGCCGGCACTATTTACCGGTACACGAATTATTGCGTTCGCTCCCATACCCATGATATCGGCGGCTTTTTCAGCAGAAAAATGCATTAAAGTCGAACCGATAATAACCGCACGAGAAAACTTGTGTGTCTGCAATACAGAAGCAAAACCGGTATTATCAATTCCCTGATGATTTTTATTGGGTCCAAGTGCAGCATTGCGGGCGCACCATAAAGCCGCGATATTAGCTAGCGTGCCTCCGGTAACCATCATTCCTAAGGTACTTTGACTCGCTTGAGTATGTTCTTGATAAAAAGCTTCGTCTTGATTAAAAACAAGACGGTGCAACATTGCAATGGCTTGACGTTCATATAACGTTAACACACCTGAAGTCTCAACCTTAACAATATTTTGGTTAAGTACCGCTAATAACTGACTCATAACAAATACATAGCCAGGTAGTGCTGAAGTCATATGACCGATGAATTGTGGCGAGCTGGTTTTAACAGCTCGTGGAATAATTTCACGTAAAAGATGAGTAAAAAAACCCTGCGGTGGTATGGGGCTATTAGGAATCTGAGTATCATTAAAATCAGCAAAAACTTCAGATAAAGGAGGAGAACCTAGTTTACCTGGCTCGTGAAGAAATCGTGAAAGTTCTGACACTATTTGTGTAGCAGTGCCTTGGTTTGGTGAAAGCCAATTTTCAGCGCTAGCAAAAAGGTCGTAAATATATGTATCAACTTCATCTGACATACGACTAAACGACGCCTCCGATTTTCTATTTATTTTGGTTAGTTTTTATGTCGCAAAATGCGCGTTATAATAATCTATACCGCACACAAAAAGCTCTGCAATACTATCAAGAATTTGCTGCCAGTCACTACGTCGTCGTCTTAAAGTTGGTAACATAATTGCATCAGGCGTTAATAGTGGCCGCGCCATGCCTAATAAAACTGGATTTGGACCAAGTTCAACAAATATTCGACATCCTTGTTTATAAGCCGTACGAATACCTTGGGCAAAACGTACAGCTTGGCGAACATGACAACGCCAATAATGTGCGGTGCAAACATCAGAACTTGCTAATTCACCAGTCACATTAGAAACTAACTCAATGGTTGGCGTTGCATAAGTTATACTAGCAGCTACTGCTTCAAATTCATCAAGTATTGGTTCAACCAACGGTGAATGAAAAGCATGTGAGACTGTTAGCATAATTACTTTTGCACCATTTTGTTTCATATGTTCAGCTACAGCACTGACCCGTTCACCACCACCTGAAATAACTATAGCTTCATCACCATTAATTGCCGCTAGTGATATTTCATGACGATAAGGTTCAAGCTTATCAACAATTTTATCGGCACTTACCGCAATTGCCGCCATTTTGCCGTAAGGAGGCAAACTTTGCATAAGACGCGCGCGTGCGGCGATGAGTTTGATACCATCTGCAAAACTAAAAACACCTGCACGAGCTGCGGCGACGTATTCACCAATACTATGGCCTAAAACAAGATCAGGATTAATTCCCCATGCAGCAAAAACTTCTGCTAAAGCGTACTCGATGGCAAACAAAGCTGGCTGGGTGTAAAGGGTTTGATCGATTAAACTAGTATCTTCATTTTTACCCAAGATCACATCAATGAGAGGTACCTGCATTACACCAGCAAGAGCATCACTACAGACGTGCAGTGTCTCGCGAAATAACGGTTGCGTATTGTATAGCTCTTGCCCCATGCCAACGTACTGTGAACCCTGGCCGGTAAAAATAAAGGCCACTTTTGGCAATGGTTTATTAGCGACACCTTGATGAATAGTAGAATCATTTTGACCATTAAGATACGCTTGTAGTTTTGGTGCAGCTTCTGCAAAAGAAGATGCTGTAAAAGCTAAACGATGATTCTCTGTTGGTGTAGGGGCTTTAGCTTTTAAACAAGCATTAATAAAACTGGCATCATCTTTAATAACTTTCTGCAAATTTTCTACTTTAGTACGCAGATCATCATTATTTAACGCAGATATTGTCAATAAATGACGAGGTTGTTTTTCGATAGGATTCTGCCTTTCCACCAAGACTAGCCTCCATAAAGCAAAATGTGAATACCATGTATGCCATGTAACAACACTGGCCGTTTTACTCAAGCTTGAGCTAATAGCAGTTGCGGAAACTGCTATTAGCATAACGGAAATATGGAGTTAAGCGAAAGAAATCATTCGAAAAATAACGACGTTCCAAAATTAATGATGGTTTATATCAAGCCTTACCAAAAAAGCCTTGCAACTTCGTTACCTTGTTGATGCTATATGCGTGTAATTAAGGAGTGTCCCTGGAGACTGGTTTTTTACAATGTCCCTTAAAATTCTTACTCTTATCCCAGCACGCAGTGGCTCTAAAGGCTTACGGCATAAAAATGTGCAACAGGTTGGTGGTTTAACATTACTAGAGCGCACTATTAAATTAGCACAGGAAAGCATTCGCCACCGTGAACAATGGTCGATAGTTGTGAGTACTGATTCACCTGGTTATGCCAAAATTGCGTGCCTTGCAGGTGCCGAAGTTCCTTTTTTACGACCGCCATTTTTAGCAAACGACACTGCAAGATTAACAAAAGTAATTGCGCATGCTCTCATGTATATGCAAAACCAAAAACGTCCTTTTGATATGGTGATTATGCTGTCTCCAACAACACCTTTAACTTTACCTAAAGACGTACGAGCTGCGATTAATCTATATAAAAAACACCAAAGTGCTGTTATTTCAGTAACTACTGATCGTACTGCTCCTTCGTGGCGCTTTACAATTAATAATGGGCAACTACTTGCTCCAGCGAGACGCCGTATTGTGCATCGACAAGAAGAACCAAAAAGTTATGTATTAAATGGAGCTATATATATTGCAAGCCCACAGTGGCTAAAGCGCCATAAACAATTTTACGCTACAAGCGCGCGAGCTTTAATTATGCCACCAGAGCGGTCATTAGATATTGAAAATAAACATGATCTCAATATTGCACAGTTATTAATAGAGCAATCGAAAAAATCTGGCAGAATAAAAAAGAGTTGATATAACTAAATATGCAAATAAAAAATATCGTGCAGCAAATTGCATTGATTGGACTTATTGGTATTTTTTTATTCATTTATAGACTCAACTGTGGTTTTAGGTAGTTGTGGTTTTGTGGGCATTACCCCTTGGATTAAACGTAGTTTTGTAAGCCTGCCTTGTTTATCGGTCCCTTGAATAATAATCTTGGCTTTTGGTAGAAATTTTTCCAATACTTCGATTAGAGTGCGGTCTTTCATAATCTTAGGAGAACGAATATATTCATCATATACTTTCAGAAAACGTTCTGACTCGCCTTGAGCGCCAGTAGTGCGTCGATATTTATACGATTTTGCTTGTTCAATAAGATTTAGAGCTTTTGTATTAGCTTCTGGGATTACAGTATTACGATGTGCTTCAGCCATATGGTTAGAAGTTTTCATTTCTTCACGAGCATTAGCTACATCTTCAAACGCCTGCCTTGTTGTAATAGGTGGTACAGCCATGCTTGTTGAAACGCTAGCAATTGAAAAACCAAGCGAGGCTTTATTTATTGCATCGGTAAGATTTTTATGAATTTCATGTTCAGTATCAATCTTTCCAGTAGTTAAAAGTGTATCTACTTTACGGTTTGCTACTATTTTAAGAATTACGCTGCGGGAAATTTGTTCTAATATCTTTTCAGGTTTTTCACAGCTAAATAGATATTTTTGTGGTTCGGAAATACGGTATTGGATGATATAACGATTGTGAATGATATTTTTATCGCCGGTTATCGCGTAAATTGGTAAGTCAGTAGCGTTAGAGAGATTTGTTGACCAAAAACCAACTTCTATGCTTTTTATTTCTTTAATTTTAATTTTATCAACAGTATCTATTGGCCACGGTAATGCATAATATATTCCTGGATTAACAAGCTCATAAAATTTTCCAAACCGACGAATTACTGCTTGCTCATTAGTTTCGATTTGGCAAACACCTGAGGCAATATAGAATACTATTAATATAGCTAGAGCGATATAAATAATACGATGTATATTTTGTAACACCGTATGCTTTTCATCTTTTAATATATTTAGTAGTGTCATTGGCGTAAATATTTAAATAGTTCAGAATCTTCGGTTAGCACTAATGTCGATTTTTCATCGAGAATTTTATGATAACTTTCTAGTGTTCGCCAAAACTGATAAAAATCGGGATCTTTCGAAAATGCTTGTGAGTATATTTTAGCCGCCTCTGCATCACCCTCACCACGAATGATCTGCGCGTTTTGATAAGCTTCGGAAATAATATCGCTTTTCTCACGATCAGCAGCGGCGATTATCGCTGCAGCTTTTTCTTGGCCTTCAGCACGATATTTATTTGCTATTGCTTTTCTTTCTGCACGCATTCTTTCATATACAGCAAAAGCATTGTCATTTGGCAGTGCTAAACGACTAACACCGAAGTCAATAATTTTAACACCAAAGTATTTTGAAGCTGCTTGTGCAATTTGCTTTTGTATGCGTGATTCCATATTGTGAATCATTATTTCTTTGGTAGTCGAAAAAAGCATATCAAATTCAAAGTCACCAACTGCAGCACCACCCTTTGCGGTTAAGATGTCATCGAGTTTTTCTTCCCAAACGGTGTTTGTTTCAACTGATGAAAAGAAAACCAATGGGTCTTCGACTTGCCAAGTAACATAACATTGGACAACAATATTCTTTTTATCTTTGGTTAATAACTCAATTAAACGCCCCTCATAAATTTTAATACGATTGTCAATGCGATGAACTTTATCAACTAAAGGCATTTTAAAATGCAAACCAGGTTGTGGATTATAAGAAAGCGCTTTACCGAAACGAGTTAATACAATATGTTCTGTCTGGTTAACAAAATAGGTAATTGAAAATGCAAATAATATTAAGACTAGCAGAGATAAAGATATCCACATCCATCGTTTCATGGTTCAACCTCTTCCGCTCCAAAAAGAGACATAGCTTCGGCTGGATTTTGCTGAGGCATTGTCATCGAGTTGTTACCGTTAGAAATCAGAAAAAGTTCAAGTGCCTCTTTTGTCGTTTCTTTTGGTACAATATATTTTTCACGGCCAACTAATACTTTTTCAATAGTTTCAAGATATAATCTTCGGTGAGTTATTTTTGGAGAGGCATGATATTCTTTAAGTAATTTTAAGAAACGTTGACTTTCACCTTTGCTCGCTAATATTTTTTTATTGCTTTGTGCGTGGGTAATTAATTCTGTAGTTTTTGCTTTACCACGTTCACGAGGGATAAGATCATTTCGATAACCCTGCGCATCATTTATATAAGTTTCATACTCAACAGTTGCACTAACCACTGCTTCAAATTCTTCTGCAACATTAGTTGGTGGATGCATATCACGCAGATTTAGCATTTGTAAATCTATACCAAGTGAGCCTGGATAGCTTTGCAGCATATCTTTCATCTCACTCAATAATTCATTCTCGAGCTTACCGCGCTCGATCGTGATAGAAGGAAAAAATTGTTGATGAGCAAAGTGATTAAGTAAAACAGTATAGCCTATCTTACGCAGAATTATTTCAGGTTGATCGGCAGCATATAAAAATACTAAAGGATCGATAATGCGATAATGTAACGTCATGCCAACATCGACAAAAATAGTTTCACCAGTAAGAATATTATGTTCTCTAACATAATGAACATTTGTCCATAGTAGCGTACGACTTGAAGGGTTTATTTCAGAACCAATTACTAGACTACGTACACGCTGTGTATCAAGTTTTTGCACTTTACCTATTGGCCACGGCCAGCAATAATGCAGGCCCGGTTTAAAAATAATGATTTTATTATCTTTAGAAATAGGTTTACCAAAACGTTCAATAATAGCTTGTTGATAGCTTTCAACAGTAAAGAATCCAGAAATAAAATATACAAATAAAACAGCGATGATACAGAGAGTCGAAAGAAATATACCAACTTTTTTTTCTCGTTTTAAATCTGCTTCGGATATTTGTAATATGTTAGAAATGAACGAGACAATATGCTTCCATAGAAAAGTTAAAAGTCGTCGCCAAAGATTTATACTCCAAGTTGAATAAACTAACACTAAAGAATCTTCTTTACTGACTATGTCGCGATAAACCGCAATAAAAACTTTTATAGCTTCTACCAGAATAAATATTACAAGCAGTCCTGATACAAAACGATCAATAGGCAAGGAAAGGCTTTCACTAAACAATGCAACCGCAACGATTAGGCTGCAATACGCATCGACGCGTGCATGACGACCATCGGCAATAAGCGCTGAAGCCTGTTCTTTATTACCAACAGAAAGCTCCAAACGTGATAATAAAAGTGAAACAAGTGCTAAAAAGAGCATTACTAGACCGGCAAGTGCAGGATTTTTTACAATCACTTGCTTATAGGTAAAAACTTCGGTGCTAATGCCTATTCCTACTGAAAAAAGAAAAATTCCGATAATGATAGCTACTTTGCGTTGAAGATGTTTAGTAAAAAATAAGATAATTTTAGAATTAGATTTGGGTGTGGATTTATATTTATTATCAATTCTTACTGCTAAATAAACGGCAATAGAAGAACCAATATCAGAAAATGAATGAAAGGCTTCGGCAAGTAAAGCTAGACTTCCGCTAAATATTGCAAGCAAAAATTTAATCAATGTTAATGAAAAATTGATACTAATGGCTATCAAGCCGACTGTTTGAGCTTTACCTCGATCAATATGCATAGTTTGCTCAATATAATTTGTTGTTTTAGCGGACATTATTCCTTTGGGTTAGCAAAAGTAAAGGTTAATCCCGCCAAATGATGCTGCATTGATATTCTCAAGTACACGACAGTTGCCCATTCTTCTTCCTGTCATTGGACCGTATCCCATAGGTCCCATAGCGTTTCTGTTTGGCATTTGAAATATCCTTTCTTCGTTTTTGTTAAATTTTTATAGCTTTATTTAATATTAAAACGTCCATCTTTTAATGGAAGCTCAATTCCTAGTTGCTTTATTTTTCTATAGAGGGTGCTTTTATGCATACCCAGTTCGCGAGCTACTTTTCGTCGATTGCCATTATTGCGGTTGATGGCATCACGTATTGTTTGAGCTTCAACAACAGTTACAACATCATGCATTTTACGTTTGTATTCACTATGAAACGAAATGGGCATCATTTCTTTTGGTAAATGGTCCAGTTCTATTTGCCCATCATGGCAAAGCATAAAACCATGTTCGATAATATTTGATAGTTCACGGACATTACCTGGAAAATTATGCGCCATAAGTACAGCCATAACATCAGGGCTTGCACCGGTTATATTTTTATTTTGAATAGCATTGAATACGGTAATGAAATGCGAAACGAGTAATGGTATATCTTCACGACGTTT
The Deltaproteobacteria bacterium DNA segment above includes these coding regions:
- a CDS encoding response regulator → MATVVVMDDDNVIAKMIATIVESQGHQVFIADNVPAAWDLLAKKPNLMILDIDLPNETGIDLVMRMRGTSEYEQIPVLFVTAFAERARPLQATGRGAVDIVEKPFSVQELTKILQHMLENTAKIARPMQE
- the sat gene encoding sulfate adenylyltransferase, producing MIKPHGSSTLNALYINDAYKRQHLENEAKNLPSIIINSAAAANAVMLGAGYFNPLTGYMGLSDAISIADNMHTNDGLFWPIPIINMIEDASAIKNAKRLALRDPNVESNPVIAVMDIAAIETISEAQMQHMTQKIFGTYDANHPGVKAFTSSGRTLLSGPIQVLNFSYFSKEFPETFRTAKQLREEIAKRGWQKTVAFQTRNPMHRAHEELCRMALTELKADGILIHMLLGHLKAGDIPATVRDASIRKMVELYFPKDTVLIAGYGFDMMYAGPREAVLHAVFRQNAGCTHLIVGRDHAGVGSFYGPFDAQTIFDHEVPEGALEIKIFKADHTAWSKKLGRVVMLRDASDHKPEDFIMLSGTKVRELLSQGQALPPEFSRPEVAAILRDYYQAT
- a CDS encoding zinc ribbon domain-containing protein, whose translation is MPIYEYKCEQCENEFEELVFSSTKEVQCPKCQSDKVHRLLSVTAIKTSSGFVSSKSGGSCGSCSGGSCSSCH
- a CDS encoding SDR family oxidoreductase; its protein translation is MNASVPQVILITGCSSGIGFALASELASRRQLVVATARCLDNLAEMAKHPDVITLPLDVTDKQSIDKAIDEVIDKFGHIDMLINNAGFSVVGPLAELSINDVSNIYDTNVIGTLAMIQAVAPHMIQERSGRIVNIGSIVGILGTPFAGAYCMSKASVHMLSEVLRLELKPFGVDVISVEPGRVQSKIADNAKVDLSRYENDNSLYKPFLESIRRRVNMSQESPMSTSEFADKVATYILKPRPPRVVRVGRGAKVLPLLRRLIPGVIRDYILRHVFNLKLKKSS
- a CDS encoding aminotransferase class V-fold PLP-dependent enzyme; the encoded protein is MSDEVDTYIYDLFASAENWLSPNQGTATQIVSELSRFLHEPGKLGSPPLSEVFADFNDTQIPNSPIPPQGFFTHLLREIIPRAVKTSSPQFIGHMTSALPGYVFVMSQLLAVLNQNIVKVETSGVLTLYERQAIAMLHRLVFNQDEAFYQEHTQASQSTLGMMVTGGTLANIAALWCARNAALGPNKNHQGIDNTGFASVLQTHKFSRAVIIGSTLMHFSAEKAADIMGMGANAIIRVPVNSAGKIDTKQLRCTIAQCHERNECIIALIGLAGSTEVGSVDPLDELADIAQEHKIHLHVDAAWGGPVLFSEQYRHLLSGIERADSVTIDGHKQLYTPIGLGTVLLRNPKLATGIEKVANYIAREASLDLGKRTLEGSRPALSLYVHAALATLGRRGLAWLIDQGMAKTKAMRAQIIARPEFELLAEPELNIMVYRYIPISQRQRIGHAGVEGPNNKYINEVNKQIQEQQFTFGTGFVSRTLLTHTHYGSKVPIMALRAVLANPLTSDEHLRAVLDEQLELATAIETNLQGSIL
- a CDS encoding acyltransferase domain-containing protein, whose protein sequence is MERQNPIEKQPRHLLTISALNNDDLRTKVENLQKVIKDDASFINACLKAKAPTPTENHRLAFTASSFAEAAPKLQAYLNGQNDSTIHQGVANKPLPKVAFIFTGQGSQYVGMGQELYNTQPLFRETLHVCSDALAGVMQVPLIDVILGKNEDTSLIDQTLYTQPALFAIEYALAEVFAAWGINPDLVLGHSIGEYVAAARAGVFSFADGIKLIAARARLMQSLPPYGKMAAIAVSADKIVDKLEPYRHEISLAAINGDEAIVISGGGERVSAVAEHMKQNGAKVIMLTVSHAFHSPLVEPILDEFEAVAASITYATPTIELVSNVTGELASSDVCTAHYWRCHVRQAVRFAQGIRTAYKQGCRIFVELGPNPVLLGMARPLLTPDAIMLPTLRRRRSDWQQILDSIAELFVCGIDYYNAHFAT
- a CDS encoding acylneuraminate cytidylyltransferase family protein; amino-acid sequence: MSLKILTLIPARSGSKGLRHKNVQQVGGLTLLERTIKLAQESIRHREQWSIVVSTDSPGYAKIACLAGAEVPFLRPPFLANDTARLTKVIAHALMYMQNQKRPFDMVIMLSPTTPLTLPKDVRAAINLYKKHQSAVISVTTDRTAPSWRFTINNGQLLAPARRRIVHRQEEPKSYVLNGAIYIASPQWLKRHKQFYATSARALIMPPERSLDIENKHDLNIAQLLIEQSKKSGRIKKS